A region of Capra hircus breed San Clemente chromosome 11, ASM170441v1, whole genome shotgun sequence DNA encodes the following proteins:
- the POLR1B gene encoding DNA-directed RNA polymerase I subunit RPA2, translating into MDPGGRWRNLPSGPSLKHLTNSSYGIPPEQQKPALQELTRAHVESFNYAVREGLSHAVQAVPPFEFAFKDERISLTIVDAVISPPAVPKGSICKELNVYPAECRGRRSTYRGKLTADISWSVNGISKGVIKQFLGYVPIMVKSKLCNLYSLPPKALIEHHEEAEEMGGYFIINGIEKVIRMLIMPRRNFPIAMVRPKWKSRGPGYTQYGVSMHCVREEHSAVNMNLHYLENGTVMLNFIYRKELFFLPLGFALKALVSFSDYQIFQELIKGKEDDSFFRNSVSQMLRIVMEEGCATQKQVLNYLGERFRVKLNLPDWYPNEQAAEFLFNQCICIHLKSNTEKFYVLCLMTRKLFALAKGECMEENPDSLMNQEVLTPGQLFLMFLKEKLEAWLVSIKIAIDKKSQKTNVSLNSENLMKIFSLGIDLTKPFEYLLATGNLRSKTGLGFLQDSGLCVVADKLNFIRYLSHFRCVHRGADFAKMRTTTVRRLLPESWGFLCPVHTPDGEPCGLMNHLTAICEVVTQSVYTASIPALLCSLGVTPVDGTPHRPYSECYPVLLDGVMIGWADKEIAPGIADSLRHFKVLREKRIPPWMEVVLIPMTGKPSLYPGLYLFTTPCRLVRPVQNLELGKEELIGTMEQIFMNVAIFEDEVLAGVTTHQELFPHSMLSVIANFIPFSDHNQSPRNMYQCQMGKQTMGFPLLTFQDRSDNKLYRLQTPQSPLVRPYMYDYYDMDNYPIGTNAIVAVISYTGYDMEDAMIVNKASWERGFAHGSVYKSEFIDLSEKIKQGDDSLVFGVKAGDPRVMQKLDDDGLPFIGAQLKYGDPYYSYLNLNTGEGFVMYYKSKENCIVDNIKVCSNDTGNGKFKCVCITMRVPRNPTIGDKFASRHGQKGILSRLWPVEDMPFTESGMVPDILFNPHGFPSRMTIGMLIESMAGKSAALHGLCHDATPFIFSEENSALEYFGEMLKAAGYNYYGTERLYSGISGLELEADIFIGVVYYQRLRHMVSDKFQVRTTGARDKVTNQPIGGRNVQGGIRFGEMERDALLAHGTSFLLHDRLFNCSDRSVAHVCVKCGSLLSPLLEKPPPSWSALRNRKYNCALCNRSDTIDTISVPYVFRYFVAELAAMNIKVKLDIV; encoded by the exons ATGGATCCCGGCGGCCGGTGGCGAAACCTGCCCAGTGGGCCCAGCCTAAAGCACTTGACCAACTCCTCTTACGGGATCCCGCCGGAGCAGCAAAAGCCAGCGTTGCAGGAGCTGACGCGGGCGCATGTCGAGTCGTTCAACTACGCTGTGCGCGAGGGGCTCAGCCACGCGGTGCAG GCCGTCCCTCCCTTTGAATTTGCTTTCAAAGATGAGCGGATCTCTCTCACCATTGTGGATGCCGTCATCAGTCCTCCAGCCGTTCCCAAAGGGAGCATCTGCAAAGAGCTCAACGTTTATCCAGCAGAGTGCCGAGGCCGGAGGAGCACCTACCGGGGAAAGCTGACA GCTGATATCAGCTGGTCAGTGAATGGAATCTCAAAAGGAGTCATTAAGCAGTTTCTGGGCTACGTTCCCATCATGGTGAAATCCAAGCTTTGCAACTTATACAGCCTTCCTCCAAAAGCCCTCATCGAGCACCATGAGGAAGCAGAG GAAATGGGAGGCTATTTTATCATCAATGGCATTGAAAAAGTCATCCGAATGTTGATTATGCCTCGCAGAAATTTCCCCATTGCAATGGTAAGACcaaagtggaaaagcagagggCCTGGCTACACTCAGTATG GAGTTTCAATGCACTGTGTGAGAGAGGAACATTCTGCTGTCAATATGAACCTTCACTACTTGGAAAATGGCACGGTTATGTTGAACTTTATTTACCGGAAAGAactgtttttccttcctttgggaTTTGCACTTAAG gcACTCGTCAGCTTTTCCGATTATCAGATTTTTCAGGAACTCATCAAAGGAAAGGAGGATGACTCTTTCTTTAGGAACTCGGTTTCTCAGATGTTAAGGATCGTAATGGAAGAGGGATGTGCCACACAAAAACAAGTCCTTAACTATCTGGGGGAGCGCTTCAGAGTGAAACTCAACCTTCCTGACTGGTACCCAAACGAACAAGCTGCAGAGTTTCTGTTTAA CCAGTGTATCTGTATCCACCTGAAATCCAACACTGAGAAGTTCTATGTGCTTTGTCTCATGACCCGGAAGCTCTTTGCTTTAGCCAAAGGAGAGTGCATGGAGGAGAATCCTGACAGTTTAATGAACCAGGAGGTTCTAACTCCTGGTCAGCTCTTCCTCATGTTTCTGAAG GAAAAATTGGAAGCTTGGTTAGTGTCTATTAAAATAGCTATAGACAAGAAGTCTCAGAAGACCAATGTGTCCTTGAACAGTGAAAATTTGATGAAGATTTTTAGTCTGGGAATAGACCTTACAAAACCATTTGAATACCTTCTTGCTACTGGGAATCTACGTTctaaaacag GTCTTGGCTTCCTGCAAGATTCTGGACTTTGCGTCGTGGCTGACAAGCTGAACTTCATACGCTATCTCTCCCATTTCCGCTGTGTGCACAGAGGTGCCGATTTTGCTAAAATGCGGACCACCACTGTGCGCAGGCTGCTGCCGGAGTCCTGGGGCTTCCTTTGTCCCGTGCACACCCCTGATGGGGAGCCCTGTGGTCTGATGAACCACTTAACCGCCATCTGTGAGGTCGTCACGCAGTCTGTGTACACAGCATCTATTCCAGCTCTACTCTGCAGCTTGG GAGTCACTCCAGTTGATGGAACTCCACATCGGCCGTACAGTGAGTGCTACCCTGTCCTGCTGGACGGTGTCATGATTGGCTGGGCCGATAAGGAGATTGCCCCTGGCATTGCCGATTCTCTCCGACATTTTAAG GTgttgagagaaaaaagaattccTCCCTGGATGGAGGTGGTCCTGATCCCCATGACAGGAAAACCAAGTCTGTACCCAGGATTGTACCTTTTCACCACTCCTTGTCGACTGGTGCGCCCTGTGCAGAACTTGGAACTAGGCAAAGAAGAACTGATCGGAACTATGGAACAG ATCTTCATGAATGTTGCCATCTTCGAGGATGAGGTTTTGGCCGGAGTCACCACGCACCAGGAGCTCTTCCCTCACAGCATGCTGAGTGTGATTGCCAACTTCATCCCTTTCTCAGATCACAACCAGAGTCCGAGAAACATGTACCAGTGCCAGATGG gTAAGCAGACCATGGGCTTTCCACTTCTCACTTTTCAAGATCGATCAGATAATAAACTGTATCGTCTTCAGACTCCACAGAGCCCTTTAGTAAGACCGTACATGTATGATTACTATGACATGGATAACTATCCAATCGGGACAAATGCCATTGTTGCTGTTATCTCTTACACTGGCTACGATATGGAAGATGCCATG ATTGTGAATAAGGCCTCTTGGGAACGAGGCTTTGCCCATGGGAGTGTCTACAAGTCTGAATTCATAGATCTGtctgaaaaaattaaacaagGAGATGATAGTCTGGTCTTTGGAGTCAAAGCTGGAGACCCACGGGTTATGCAGAAGTTGGATGATGATGGATTGCCATTTATTGGAGCACAACTGAAGTATGGAGATCCATATTACAGCTACCTAAACCTCAACACCGGGGAAGGCTTTGTGATGTACTATAA GAGTAAAGAAAACTGTATTGTGGATAACATCAAAGTGTGCAGTAATGATACCGGAAATGGCAAGTTCAAGTGTGTGTGCATCACGATGCGAGTCCCCAGGAACCCAACAATTGGGGATAAGTTTGCCAGTCGTCACGGGCAGAAGGGCATCTTGAGCAGGCTGTGGCCAGTTGAGGACATGCCATTCACCGAGAGCGGGATGGTCCCTGACATTCTGTTCAACCCCCATGGTTTTCCATCCCGCATGACCATAGGCATGCTGATCGAGAGCATGGCTGGCAAGTCTGCAGCTCTGCACGGGCTCTGCCACGACGCGACCCCCTTCATCTTCTCAGAGGAGAACTCGGCCCTGGAATACTTCGGCGAGATGCTGAAGGCCGCTGGCTACAACTACTATGGCACCGAGAGGTTGTACAGTGGCATTAGTGGGTTGGAGCTAGAAGCAGACATCTTCATAGGCGTGGTATACTACCAGCGTTTACGCCACATGGTCTCCGACAAATTCCAAGTGAGGACCACAGGAGCCCGAGACAAAGTCACTAACCAGCCTATAGGGGGGAGAAATGTCCAGGGTGGGATCCGTTTTGGGGAGATGGAGCGGGATGCCCTTTTAGCTCACGGTACATCTTTTCTCCTCCACGACCGCCTCTTCAACTGCTCGGATCGGTCAGTGGCCCACGTGTGTGTGAAGTGTGGCAGTCTGCTCTCCCCGCTGTTGGAGAAGCCGCCCCCATCATGGTCCGCCCTGCGCAACAGGAAGTACAACTGTGCCCTGTGTAACCGCAGTGACACCATTGACACCATCTCTGTGCCATATGTCTTTCGGTATTTTGTAGCTGAACTGGCAGCTATGAACATCAAAGTGAAGCTGGACATCGTTTAA